CATGGTCGCGCAGATTCGCCAGGCGGGCGGTGAGGCACTGTTCGTGGCCTGTGACGTGACCCGCGACAGCGACGTACGGCAACTGCATGAAAGAATCGTCGCGGCCTATGGTCGGCTTGACTACGCCTTCAACAATGCTGGCATCGAGATCGAGAAAGGCCGGCTGGCCGAGGGCAGCGAGGCGGAGTTCGACGCGATCATGGGGGTCAACGTCAAGGGCGTCTGGCTGTGCATGAAGTACCAGTTGCCCCTGTTGCTGGCCCAAGGTGGTGGAGCGATCGTCAACACCGCGTCGGTGGCGGGGTTGTCGGCGGCGCCGAAGATGAGCATCTATGCGGCCTCCAAGCATGCAGTGATTGGCCTGACCAAGTCGGCTGCCATCGAGTACGCCAAGAAGGGCATCAGGGTCAACGCGGTATGCCCGGCGGTCATCGACACCGACATGTTCCGTCGCGCCTATGAAGCAGACCCGCGCAAGGCCGAGTTCGCCGCAGCGATGCACCCGGTCGGGCGCATCGGCAAGGTCGAGGAGATCGCCAGTGCAGTGCTCTACCTATGCAGCGATGGCGCGGCGTTTACGACCGGGCATAGCTTGACGGTCGATGGCGGGGCATTGGCCATCTGAGTTCAGGCCTGCTGTTGCCGTGGCATGCGCAAGCTTTTATGGAGTTGCAGGGCAACCAGCAGGCAGCCGCTTACCAGGCCGACGCCAAACAGTAGCAAAGCGCTGTTGGCCCCCAGGTGGTCGCTCAGCAGGCCCGTGAGGATCACTGGCAGGCTGAAGCCCAGGTAGG
This genomic stretch from Pseudomonas entomophila harbors:
- a CDS encoding SDR family oxidoreductase produces the protein MGMTFSGQVALVTGGAAGIGRATAQAFAAEGLKVVVADLDAVGGEAMVAQIRQAGGEALFVACDVTRDSDVRQLHERIVAAYGRLDYAFNNAGIEIEKGRLAEGSEAEFDAIMGVNVKGVWLCMKYQLPLLLAQGGGAIVNTASVAGLSAAPKMSIYAASKHAVIGLTKSAAIEYAKKGIRVNAVCPAVIDTDMFRRAYEADPRKAEFAAAMHPVGRIGKVEEIASAVLYLCSDGAAFTTGHSLTVDGGALAI